One genomic segment of Mastomys coucha isolate ucsf_1 unplaced genomic scaffold, UCSF_Mcou_1 pScaffold22, whole genome shotgun sequence includes these proteins:
- the LOC116104615 gene encoding keratin-associated protein 4-3-like encodes MRQCELSDCYMRQCEVSDCYMRQCEVSDCYMRQCEVSDCYMRQCEVSDCYMRQCEVSDCYMRQCEVSDCYMRQCEVSDCYMRQCEVSDCYLRQCEVSDCYMRQCESGHTNTCVRVITPAPVSEWSHQHLCQSDHTNTCVRVITPTPVSEWSHQHLCQSDHTSTCVRVITPTPVSEWSHQDLCQCDDILSPQSLMVVLLFPPFLIQVAYQ; translated from the exons ATGAGACAGTGTGAACTGAGTGACTGCTACATGAGACAGTGTGAGGTGAGTGACTGCTACATGAGACAGTGTGAGGTGAGTGACTGCTACATGAGACAGTGTGAGGTGAGTGACTGCTACATGAGACAGTGTGAGGTGAGTGACTGCTACATGAGACAGTGTGAGGTGAGTGACTGCTACATGAGACAGTGTGAAGTGAGTGACTGCTACATGAGACAGTGTGAGGTGAGTGACTGCTACATGAGACAGTGTGAGGTGAGTGACTGCTACCTGAGACAGTGTGAGGTGAGTGACTGCTACATGAGACAGTGTGAG AGTGGTCACACCAACACCTGTGTCAGAGTGATCACACCAGCACCTGTGTCAGAGTGGTCACACCAGCACCTGTGTCAGAGTGATCACACCAACACCTGTGTCAGAGTGATCACACCAACACCTGTGTCAGAGTGGTCACACCAGCACCTGTGTCAGAGTGATCACACCAGCACCTGTGTCAGAGTGATCACACCAACACCTGTGTCAGAGTGGTCACATCAGGACTTGTGTCAGTGTGATGACATTTTGAGTCCTCAAAGCCTCATGGTTGTGCTTCTGTTTCCCCCTTTTCTGATTCAGGTTGCATACCAGTAG